In Methanocorpusculum vombati, the following proteins share a genomic window:
- a CDS encoding deoxyribonuclease IV: protein MVKLGFHVSIAGAFAHAVERAQALGCDTFQIFTRSPRVWAAKPIDAAAADAFIAALAASGIGPVVDHMPYLPNPAAEKPEIYEKSVATLTDELNRCSQLKIPYLVTHLGHHGPEGHKKGQEKVIAAIGHALDNAEGETMILLENTANERNTVGGTFTDVGAIADGLGREPRVGFCFDTCHAAAAGYDLKGHGAETVFGWFADEAGDLSRLRVIHLNDMKGGVGSHLDRHEHLGLGTLGEETIRDVLMFPRVSHCAFIMETPSDEVRDDAGNMAVARRLAQM, encoded by the coding sequence ATGGTTAAGCTTGGATTTCATGTCTCAATTGCCGGAGCGTTTGCACATGCGGTGGAGCGGGCACAGGCGCTGGGCTGTGATACGTTTCAGATATTTACCCGCAGTCCGCGGGTGTGGGCTGCAAAACCGATCGATGCGGCGGCGGCGGATGCGTTCATTGCGGCTCTTGCTGCGTCCGGTATCGGGCCGGTGGTGGACCATATGCCCTATCTCCCGAACCCCGCGGCAGAGAAGCCGGAGATTTATGAGAAGTCGGTTGCAACGCTGACGGATGAGCTGAACCGGTGCAGTCAGCTGAAGATTCCGTATCTTGTTACGCATCTCGGACATCACGGGCCTGAGGGGCACAAGAAGGGGCAGGAAAAGGTCATCGCCGCAATCGGTCATGCTCTGGACAATGCTGAGGGCGAGACGATGATTCTTCTGGAGAACACGGCGAACGAGAGGAACACCGTCGGTGGGACGTTTACGGATGTCGGTGCGATTGCTGACGGGCTGGGACGCGAGCCGCGGGTGGGTTTCTGTTTTGATACGTGCCATGCGGCGGCGGCGGGGTATGATCTGAAAGGTCACGGGGCGGAGACGGTCTTCGGATGGTTTGCGGATGAGGCGGGGGATCTTTCGCGATTGCGGGTGATTCATCTGAACGATATGAAGGGAGGGGTCGGGTCACATCTTGATCGTCACGAGCATCTCGGTCTCGGGACTCTGGGGGAAGAGACGATTCGGGATGTGCTGATGTTTCCGAGAGTTTCCCACTGTGCATTTATTATGGAGACGCCATCAGATGAGGTGCGGGATGATGCGGGAAACATGGCGGTTGCACGACGGCTTGCGCAGATGTGA
- a CDS encoding DUF3781 domain-containing protein, translating into MNPAVRDELFASLEKLHTTGPGAERVRKNLSLDAGEDVVRWCRELVQNPEAEIRKCGKNVYVRVGDCEITVHARSGTIITAHVRKG; encoded by the coding sequence ATGAATCCGGCAGTCAGGGATGAGCTGTTCGCGAGTCTTGAGAAGCTGCATACGACCGGGCCGGGCGCGGAACGAGTCCGGAAGAATCTCTCGCTGGATGCGGGGGAGGATGTGGTACGCTGGTGCAGGGAGCTGGTCCAAAATCCTGAGGCGGAGATACGGAAATGCGGGAAAAACGTCTATGTCCGGGTTGGTGACTGTGAGATAACGGTGCATGCCCGGAGTGGTACGATTATTACGGCGCATGTACGGAAGGGCTGA
- a CDS encoding DUF7714 family protein, with the protein MIFPTECKYIGSAATKPYGDTVYFLTKYLIHPVPEGFEILEVEHEGESGYLRKVKSVRRLVGPEDIAVWEGPITPHDRTGLIRKALSTGKRCTIFGANDEHQIFVLDPDLSGLETVHVYDITPPRANLSENLKILEELGFFGTENIQFAHHVRDIAKIPADVYPCRAGGFAKTLDRDSLHGGEHVACCLTGRHICGECYGDDFVFEDTCPLSQVAEEPFIARCCRAERSGIGIYNGKFGAVVHWGSSPRVMLEAVDAMLAAWRERKKEESRHG; encoded by the coding sequence ATGATCTTTCCAACCGAATGCAAATACATCGGGAGTGCGGCAACAAAACCGTACGGCGATACGGTCTATTTCCTGACGAAGTATCTGATCCATCCGGTACCGGAGGGTTTTGAGATTCTGGAGGTGGAGCATGAGGGGGAGAGCGGGTACCTGCGAAAGGTGAAGTCCGTCCGTCGTCTGGTAGGGCCGGAGGATATTGCTGTCTGGGAAGGACCAATTACGCCGCATGACCGGACAGGTCTGATCCGAAAGGCGCTGTCCACAGGAAAGCGGTGTACCATTTTCGGTGCAAATGATGAACACCAGATTTTTGTGCTGGATCCGGATCTTTCGGGGCTGGAGACGGTGCATGTGTATGATATTACACCCCCGCGGGCAAATCTGTCGGAGAACCTGAAGATTTTAGAGGAACTGGGATTTTTCGGTACCGAAAATATTCAGTTTGCACATCACGTCAGGGATATTGCAAAGATTCCGGCGGATGTGTATCCCTGCCGGGCCGGGGGTTTTGCAAAAACCCTGGACCGGGACAGTCTGCACGGCGGCGAGCATGTTGCCTGCTGTCTGACCGGCCGCCATATCTGCGGTGAGTGTTACGGCGATGATTTTGTGTTCGAGGATACCTGTCCTTTGTCGCAGGTGGCAGAAGAGCCGTTCATCGCCCGCTGCTGCCGGGCGGAGCGTTCCGGGATTGGGATCTACAACGGGAAGTTCGGCGCGGTTGTTCACTGGGGGTCGTCGCCCCGCGTGATGCTGGAGGCGGTTGATGCGATGCTTGCTGCATGGCGGGAGAGAAAGAAGGAGGAGTCACGTCATGGTTAA